One genomic window of Biomphalaria glabrata chromosome 9, xgBioGlab47.1, whole genome shotgun sequence includes the following:
- the LOC129928387 gene encoding mucin-16-like: MQTVWTVTASTLTVWTVTASTLTVWTVTASTLTVWTVTASTLTVWTVTASTVTEWTVTASTLTVWTVTASTLTEWTVTASTLTVWTVTASTLTEWTVTASTLTWTVTASTLTVWTVTASTLTVWTVTASTLTEWTVTASTLTEWTVTASTLTVWTVTASTLTVWTVTASTLTVWTVTASTLTEWTVTASTLTVWTVTASTLTVWTVTASTLTVWTVTASTLTVWTVKASTLTVWTVTASTLTEWTVTASTLTVWTVKASTLTVWTVTASTLTVWTVTASTLTVWTVTASTLTEWTVTASTLTVWTVMASTLTVWTVTASTLTVWTVTASTLTEWTVTASTLTVWTVMASTLTVWTVTASTLTVWTVTASTLTEWTVTASTLTEWTVTASTLTEWTVTASTLTEWTVTASTLTEWTVTASTLTVWTVTASTLTEWTVTASTLTVWTVTASTLTVWTVTASTLTVWTVKASTLTVWTVTASTLTEWTVTASTLTVWTVTASTLTVWTVKASTVTVWTVTASTLTVWTVKASTVTVWTVKASTLTVWTVMASTLTVWTVTASTVTVWTVTASTLTVWTVKASTVTVWTVTASTLTVWTVKASTVTVWTVTASTLTVWTVKASTVTVWTVKASTLTVWTVMASTLTVWTVTASTLTVWTVTASTLTEWTVTASTLTEWTVTASTLTEWTVTASTLTVWTVTASTLTVWTVTASTLTVWTVTASTLTVWTVTASTLTVWTVTASTLTVWTVKASTLTEWTVTASTLTVWTVTASTLTVWTVTASTLTVWTVTASTLTVWTVTASTLTVWTVTASTLTVWTVTASTLTVWTVKASTLTVWTVTASP, translated from the exons ATGCAAACTGTGTGGACTGTCACGGCCTCAACCCTAACTGTCTGGACTGTCACGGCCTCAACCCTAACTGTCTGGACTGTCACGGCCTCAACCCTAACTGTGTGGACTGTCACGGCCTCAACCCTAACTGTCTGGACTGTCACGGCCTCAACCGTAACTGAGTGGACTGTCACGGCCTCAACCCTAACTGTCTGGACTGTCACGGCCTCAACCCTAACTGAGTGGACTGTCACGGCCTCAACCCTAACTGTCTGGACTGTCACGGCCTCAACCCTAACTGAGTGGACTGTCACGGCCTCAACCCTAACT TGGACTGTCACGGCCTCAACCCTAACTGTCTGGACTGTCACGGCCTCAACCCTAACTGTCTGGACTGTCACGGCCTCAACCCTAACTGAGTGGACTGTCACGGCCTCAACCCTAACTGAGTGGACTGTCACGGCCTCAACCCTAACTGTCTGGACTGTCACGGCCTCAACCCTAACTGTCTGGACTGTCACGGCCTCAACCCTAACTGTCTGGACTGTCACGGCCTCAACCCTAACTGAGTGGACTGTCACGGCCTCAACCCTAACTGTCTGGACTGTCACGGCCTCAACCCTAACTGTCTGGACTGTCACGGCCTCAACCCTAACTGTGTGGACTGTCACGGCCTCAACCCTAACTGTCTGGACTGTCAAGGCCTCAACCCTAACTGTCTGGACTGTCACGGCCTCAACCCTAACTGAGTGGACTGTCACGGCCTCAACCCTAACTGTCTGGACTGTCAAGGCCTCAACCCTAACTGTCTGGACTGTCACGGCCTCAACCCTAACTGTCTGGACTGTCACGGCCTCAACCCTAACTGTCTGGACTGTCACGGCCTCAACCCTAACTGAGTGGACTGTCACGGCCTCAACCCTAACTGTCTGGACTGTCATGGCCTCAACCCTAACTGTCTGGACTGTCACGGCCTCAACCCTAACTGTCTGGACTGTCACGGCCTCAACCCTAACTGAGTGGACTGTCACGGCCTCAACCCTAACTGTCTGGACTGTCATGGCCTCAACTCTAACTGTCTGGACTGTCACGGCCTCAACCCTAACTGTCTGGACTGTCACGGCCTCAACCCTAACTGAGTGGACTGTCACGGCCTCAACCCTAACTGAGTGGACTGTCACGGCCTCAACCCTAACTGAGTGGACTGTCACGGCCTCAACCCTAACTGAGTGGACTGTCACGGCCTCAACCCTAACTGAGTGGACTGTCACGGCCTCAACCCTAACTGTCTGGACTGTCACGGCCTCAACCCTAACTGAGTGGACTGTCACGGCCTCAACCCTAACTGTCTGGACTGTCACAGCCTCAACCCTAACTGTCTGGACTGTCACGGCCTCAACCCTAACTGTCTGGACTGTCAAGGCCTCAACCCTAACTGTCTGGACTGTCACGGCCTCAACCCTAACTGAGTGGACTGTCACGGCCTCAACCCTAACTGTCTGGACTGTCACGGCCTCAACCCTAACTGTCTGGACTGTCAAGGCCTCAACCGTAACTGTCTGGACTGTCACGGCCTCAACCCTAACTGTCTGGACTGTCAAGGCCTCAACCGTAACTGTCTGGACTGTCAAGGCCTCAACCCTAACTGTCTGGACTGTCATGGCCTCAACTCTAACTGTCTGGACTGTCACGGCCTCAACCGTAACTGTCTGGACTGTCACGGCCTCAACCCTAACTGTCTGGACTGTCAAGGCCTCAACCGTAACTGTCTGGACTGTCACGGCCTCAACCCTAACTGTCTGGACTGTCAAGGCCTCAACCGTAACTGTCTGGACTGTCACGGCCTCAACCCTAACTGTCTGGACAGTCAAGGCCTCAACCGTAACTGTCTGGACTGTCAAGGCCTCAACCCTAACTGTCTGGACTGTCATGGCCTCAACTCTAACTGTCTGGACTGTCACGGCCTCAACCCTAACTGTCTGGACTGTCACGGCCTCAACCCTAACTGAGTGGACTGTCACGGCCTCAACCCTAACTGAGTGGACTGTCACGGCCTCAACCCTAACTGAGTGGACTGTCACGGCCTCAACCCTAACTGTCTGGACTGTCACGGCCTCAACCCTAACTGTCTGGACTGTCACGGCCTCAACCCTAACTGTCTGGACTGTCACGGCCTCAACCCTAACTGTCTGGACTGTCACGGCCTCAACCCTAACTGTGTGGACTGTCACGGCCTCAACCCTAACTGTCTGGACTGTCAAGGCCTCAACCCTAACTGAGTGGACTGTCACGGCCTCAACCCTAACTGTCTGGACTGTCACGGCCTCAACCCTAACTGTCTGGACTGTCACGGCCTCAACCCTAACTGTCTGGACTGTCACGGCCTCAACCCTAACTGTGTGGACTGTCACGGCCTCAACCCTAACTGTCTGGACTGTCACGGCCTCAACCCTAACTGTGTGGACTGTCACGGCCTCAACCCTAACTGTCTGGACTGTCAAGGCCTCAACCCTAACTGTCTGGACTGTCACGGCCTCACCCTAA